The following proteins are co-located in the Tardibacter chloracetimidivorans genome:
- a CDS encoding amidohydrolase family protein produces the protein MWRLETPGGSENWNKSPYAKSDDKYFMISCDTHLSPPAKLFHERMDSKFHSRLARVEVDGDGVKWMVGLENGRREKIYEAPMEGEDKYRSVAGGSRSNTATPGIVDDTAIRLRIADQLADGVDGELIFPNGAGQFVFGTTDPEFCLALSRCYNDWAWELCGPYKDFCNPAATIPTIDVANAVSEIERVAKMGYRVLTLPCKPVFGPSDPSHTNYNHKDYDPMWAAIQDADLAFTFHVSTGRDPRTSRGAGGAVINYVIHSLLPTVEPMANICASGVLDRFPKLRFALIEAGIGWVAWALDAMDEAYLKHHFWTRPKLKHGLPSDYYRASGASTFSEDRSGLALVEDFNLVQNALWANDYPHHEGTWPHSAQAIERQMGHLKEETRAKLLGLNAARILKFDIPQKYRA, from the coding sequence ATGTGGCGTCTCGAAACGCCCGGCGGCAGTGAAAACTGGAACAAATCTCCCTACGCCAAGTCCGATGACAAATATTTCATGATCTCGTGCGACACACATTTGTCGCCCCCTGCCAAGTTATTTCATGAGCGCATGGATTCCAAATTCCATTCGCGGCTCGCCCGTGTAGAAGTTGACGGCGATGGCGTGAAATGGATGGTTGGCCTGGAAAACGGACGCCGCGAAAAAATCTACGAAGCCCCGATGGAGGGTGAAGACAAATATCGCAGCGTCGCCGGCGGCTCTCGCTCCAATACGGCGACCCCCGGCATTGTGGACGACACCGCCATCCGTCTACGCATCGCGGACCAGCTGGCCGACGGCGTCGATGGCGAACTGATATTTCCGAATGGCGCGGGTCAGTTCGTGTTCGGGACGACAGACCCGGAGTTCTGCCTCGCGCTTTCTCGGTGCTATAATGACTGGGCGTGGGAGCTTTGCGGCCCATACAAGGATTTCTGCAATCCTGCCGCGACAATCCCGACGATCGACGTGGCGAATGCGGTCAGCGAGATCGAGCGGGTGGCGAAGATGGGCTACCGGGTTCTGACGCTGCCGTGCAAGCCCGTGTTCGGCCCTTCGGACCCGTCGCACACCAATTATAACCACAAGGATTATGATCCGATGTGGGCGGCCATACAGGATGCTGACCTCGCCTTCACCTTCCATGTCTCCACAGGCCGCGACCCCCGCACCTCGCGCGGCGCGGGCGGCGCAGTCATCAACTACGTGATCCATTCCCTGCTTCCGACCGTAGAGCCGATGGCCAACATCTGCGCGTCGGGCGTGCTTGACCGCTTCCCGAAGCTCCGTTTCGCGCTGATCGAGGCTGGAATAGGCTGGGTAGCCTGGGCGCTTGACGCAATGGACGAGGCTTATCTCAAGCATCACTTCTGGACGCGGCCGAAGTTGAAGCATGGATTGCCGAGCGACTATTATCGCGCCAGCGGCGCCTCGACGTTCAGCGAGGATCGCTCAGGCCTTGCGCTGGTGGAAGATTTCAACCTTGTCCAGAATGCGTTGTGGGCCAACGACTATCCTCACCACGAAGGTACCTGGCCGCATTCCGCCCAGGCGATCGAACGGCAGATGGGCCATCTCAAGGAAGAAACTCGGGCGAAGTTACTTGGCCTGAACGCGGCGCGCATATTGAAGTTCGACATACCTCAGAAATACCGCGCCTGA
- a CDS encoding CaiB/BaiF CoA transferase family protein, translated as MPEPSPKALADIRIVDFSRVLAGPFATQILGDFGAEIIKVEQIVSGDDTRNLLPEPKLGGESFFYLALNRNKRSISLDLRTEEGRKIALDLIATADVVLENFTTRVMKQFGLDYDSIKARFPQLIYCSISAYGRTGRLANAAGYDSAISMETGVSALNAVEGEDPVPGGVPFVDITTAMNATIGILAALHARKLHGKGQFIESAMYDTAIADLSYKGYQFLASGESPVSLGRKPKFGVPGGQFRCSDGDIWFTCTGQKMFRNFCDQVVEKPELFDDPRFDSVEHRNANFAVLFDLLAALFNTQSRAFWSDRLKRAGIPCGEVRSVGEALMARETAERDMIAEIPHPTAERIPIIKSPIKMTLTPAVDPTPPPLLGQHSREILKSVLNYSDAQIDALAAQGVVQLLEGEPVPHPVSGDAA; from the coding sequence TTGCCGGAGCCATCGCCCAAGGCGCTGGCCGATATCCGCATTGTCGATTTTTCCCGCGTGCTGGCGGGACCGTTTGCCACACAGATATTGGGCGATTTCGGCGCCGAGATCATCAAGGTCGAGCAGATCGTGTCCGGTGACGACACACGCAACCTCTTGCCGGAACCGAAGCTCGGCGGGGAGAGCTTTTTCTACCTCGCGCTCAACCGCAACAAGCGCAGTATATCGCTTGATCTGCGAACCGAAGAGGGACGTAAGATTGCGCTGGACTTGATCGCCACCGCCGATGTCGTTCTCGAAAACTTCACGACGCGCGTCATGAAGCAATTCGGGCTGGACTATGATTCGATCAAGGCTCGCTTTCCCCAGCTGATCTATTGTTCGATTTCCGCTTATGGCCGCACCGGCCGCCTGGCAAATGCCGCCGGATATGATTCCGCGATTTCGATGGAAACCGGAGTTTCCGCACTGAATGCGGTCGAAGGCGAGGATCCGGTGCCCGGCGGTGTCCCCTTTGTCGATATCACGACAGCAATGAACGCGACCATCGGTATCCTTGCCGCGCTTCATGCCAGGAAGCTGCACGGCAAGGGACAGTTCATCGAATCCGCAATGTACGACACGGCCATCGCCGACCTGTCGTACAAGGGCTATCAGTTCCTGGCCTCTGGCGAGAGCCCCGTGTCGCTGGGCCGCAAGCCCAAGTTCGGCGTTCCAGGGGGTCAGTTCAGGTGCAGCGACGGCGACATCTGGTTTACGTGCACAGGACAGAAGATGTTCCGCAACTTCTGCGATCAGGTCGTCGAAAAGCCTGAATTGTTCGATGATCCGCGGTTTGATTCGGTCGAGCATCGGAATGCCAACTTTGCCGTTCTGTTCGATCTCCTTGCCGCCCTGTTCAACACCCAGAGTCGCGCTTTTTGGTCGGATCGCCTCAAGCGGGCAGGCATCCCATGCGGTGAAGTGCGCAGCGTCGGCGAAGCGTTGATGGCGCGCGAGACGGCCGAACGGGATATGATCGCGGAAATACCGCATCCCACGGCCGAGCGGATCCCCATTATAAAGTCTCCGATCAAGATGACCCTGACGCCGGCGGTGGACCCTACCCCGCCGCCGCTGCTTGGGCAGCATAGCCGCGAGATATTGAAGAGCGTACTCAACTACAGCGACGCGCAAATAGATGCCCTTGCCGCACAGGGTGTGGTTCAACTTCTGGAAGGCGAACCTGTGCCCCATCCGGTTTCGGGAGACGCCGCGTGA
- a CDS encoding thiolase C-terminal domain-containing protein yields MTEKKLRGKTAIVGIGASQFYKRGTSPDSEFKLTLKAVLAAAEDAGIDPRKIDGFSSFNFDRSDPSRMAAALGIEELRFANLFWGGGGGGSAAVANAAAAVIAGIASCVVVYRGIVQGPEGRYGDGRTIGAYGRDAAYVAPYGLLTPIQWYTMRVTRFMHEHGINQDALRAISMTSYHHAQANPNALMYGRPLSEQAYDESRWIVEPHHLFDCCMENDCAAAVVVMSAEAARDLKQKPAYIIGAAQGSEYRNQARIHNAPRYGSASFSTVAPRLFAEAGVTPADVDVAQSYENFTGGVLMSLIEHGFCAPDEANEFFTLQNLTAPSGRLPLNTSGGNLAEAYVHGMGHILEGVRQIRGTSTSQVPDANISFVASGPMVSPSSNLLLGSGTTL; encoded by the coding sequence GTGACCGAAAAAAAACTTCGCGGCAAGACGGCCATTGTCGGAATAGGTGCATCGCAATTTTACAAACGTGGCACCTCGCCGGACAGCGAGTTCAAACTCACGCTGAAAGCTGTTCTCGCCGCTGCAGAGGATGCAGGCATCGATCCGCGCAAGATCGACGGCTTCAGCTCATTCAACTTCGACCGTAGCGATCCTTCGCGCATGGCCGCGGCGCTGGGCATCGAGGAACTGCGCTTCGCCAACCTGTTCTGGGGCGGCGGCGGGGGTGGTTCCGCGGCCGTTGCGAATGCCGCCGCTGCCGTGATCGCGGGTATCGCGTCCTGCGTGGTCGTTTATCGCGGCATCGTACAGGGGCCGGAAGGCCGATATGGCGACGGGCGCACGATCGGCGCTTATGGCCGCGACGCAGCCTATGTCGCGCCTTATGGCCTCCTCACGCCGATCCAGTGGTACACGATGCGCGTGACGCGCTTCATGCATGAACATGGCATAAATCAGGATGCGCTCAGGGCAATATCCATGACGTCCTATCACCATGCGCAGGCCAATCCCAACGCGCTCATGTATGGAAGGCCGCTTTCCGAACAGGCCTATGATGAATCCCGCTGGATCGTCGAACCGCATCACCTTTTCGATTGCTGCATGGAGAATGACTGCGCGGCGGCCGTCGTTGTCATGTCCGCTGAAGCCGCCAGGGACCTGAAACAGAAACCCGCCTACATAATAGGCGCGGCGCAAGGCTCTGAATATCGCAATCAGGCGCGTATCCACAACGCCCCACGTTATGGATCTGCCAGCTTTTCCACCGTCGCCCCCCGCCTGTTCGCCGAAGCCGGCGTGACCCCTGCCGATGTGGATGTGGCGCAGTCCTATGAGAATTTCACCGGCGGCGTGCTGATGAGCCTGATCGAGCATGGCTTTTGCGCGCCGGACGAAGCCAATGAGTTCTTTACCCTCCAGAATCTCACCGCGCCCTCGGGACGCCTGCCGCTCAACACCAGCGGCGGCAATCTCGCGGAAGCCTATGTGCATGGGATGGGCCATATTCTGGAGGGGGTCAGGCAGATCAGGGGCACTTCCACATCACAGGTGCCGGACGCGAATATCTCGTTCGTCGCGTCTGGTCCGATGGTTTCGCCCTCGTCCAACCTGCTGCTCGGAAGCGGAACAACGCTATGA
- a CDS encoding Zn-ribbon domain-containing OB-fold protein, with the protein MTESKYYLPEGLGTPALAEPELERPYWEATLESRLVVQRCDTCGGWQWGPEWICHKCLSWDMKWKEVTPRGRIYSFERVWHPVHPALKGHTPFLAVLVELPDAGNVRMLGNLLGDPMQQVQIGSEVIAEYEHHNEAGSPYALVHWRVVRGD; encoded by the coding sequence ATGACAGAATCCAAATATTACCTGCCGGAAGGTCTTGGAACTCCTGCCCTCGCCGAGCCAGAACTGGAACGACCCTATTGGGAAGCCACGCTGGAAAGCCGCCTGGTGGTTCAACGCTGCGATACCTGCGGAGGCTGGCAATGGGGGCCGGAATGGATTTGCCACAAGTGTCTGTCATGGGACATGAAATGGAAGGAGGTGACTCCGCGCGGCCGCATCTACAGCTTCGAGCGCGTCTGGCACCCCGTTCATCCGGCCCTGAAGGGCCACACCCCGTTTCTTGCTGTACTGGTCGAACTGCCCGATGCGGGTAATGTGCGCATGCTTGGCAATCTTCTGGGCGATCCGATGCAGCAGGTGCAGATCGGGTCAGAAGTCATAGCCGAATACGAGCACCACAATGAGGCCGGTTCGCCTTATGCCCTTGTCCATTGGCGCGTAGTTCGGGGTGACTGA
- a CDS encoding nitroreductase, which translates to MTELTKSVEKKYFFDRPEDEPKDAHIFAGLLGRRYSCRGFLPEPVPQKTIDSFLRIAQLTASWCNSQAWQLYITSGNATRRFSEALMAAATSPEGQSLETDFPRPARYSGRYQERRRETGWQLYEAVGVAHGDREASGRQTLENFRFFGAPHVAVITSDRDLGVYGAVDCGSYVANFMTAAQCFGVDTIAQAAIAMQSDTVRQFFDIPDDRRIVCGISFGYGDPDHPANSFRTRRDDIDEIVTWVSE; encoded by the coding sequence GTGACTGAATTGACTAAAAGTGTCGAAAAAAAATATTTTTTCGATCGGCCGGAAGATGAGCCAAAGGACGCTCATATCTTTGCCGGGCTTTTAGGACGGCGATATAGCTGCAGGGGTTTTCTGCCCGAGCCCGTTCCGCAAAAGACTATCGATTCCTTTTTGCGGATCGCCCAACTCACGGCTTCCTGGTGCAACTCCCAAGCTTGGCAACTCTACATCACAAGTGGAAACGCCACGCGCCGATTCAGCGAAGCATTGATGGCGGCAGCAACATCGCCGGAAGGCCAGTCGCTTGAAACCGACTTTCCGCGTCCCGCTCGCTATAGCGGGCGTTATCAGGAGCGGCGCAGGGAAACGGGCTGGCAACTCTATGAAGCCGTAGGCGTCGCTCACGGCGACCGCGAGGCGTCCGGTCGCCAGACGCTGGAGAATTTCAGGTTTTTTGGTGCGCCACATGTTGCGGTCATCACGTCGGATCGCGACCTGGGGGTGTACGGCGCTGTTGATTGCGGGAGCTATGTCGCCAACTTCATGACCGCAGCGCAATGCTTTGGCGTCGACACCATCGCGCAGGCCGCGATAGCGATGCAGTCCGACACCGTACGACAATTCTTCGACATTCCCGATGATCGGCGAATCGTCTGCGGAATCTCCTTTGGTTATGGCGATCCAGATCACCCGGCCAACAGCTTCCGGACACGCCGCGACGACATCGACGAAATCGTGACCTGGGTGTCGGAATGA
- a CDS encoding CaiB/BaiF CoA transferase family protein, whose translation MKIVEISAVGPVALFGTIMADLGATVIRIDRPAHVEGRKEGAHIANRPVVEHDLKQPESVAFVLDLVAGADVLIEGYRPGVMERLGLGPDICLARNPRLIYARMTGWGQTGPMASEPGHDINYLALTGALAAIGPKEQPVPPLNLVADYGGGSMFACLGVLSALLEAHRSGKGQVLDVAMIDGVGTLFSMQYERYGQGFWNNARQSNTLDGACPYYRCYQCKDGKWVAAGALEMKFRRALAEVISVPELGEESSGDPALWPELCDRVAAVFKSQTRDEWMERMHGQETCCTPVLDMEEAPRHPHHVARNGFFHDDNGWIPSPAPRFSGTTPTRAVAMTPEAALAAFSRAKDI comes from the coding sequence GTGAAAATCGTTGAGATCTCGGCGGTCGGACCGGTCGCCCTGTTCGGGACGATCATGGCGGATCTGGGTGCCACCGTTATCCGGATCGACCGTCCGGCCCATGTAGAAGGCCGGAAGGAGGGCGCGCATATAGCCAACCGCCCGGTCGTGGAGCACGACTTAAAGCAGCCGGAGAGCGTGGCCTTTGTGCTCGACCTTGTCGCCGGCGCCGACGTGTTGATCGAAGGCTATCGGCCGGGAGTGATGGAAAGGCTTGGTCTGGGGCCGGACATATGCCTGGCTCGCAACCCGAGGCTGATCTACGCACGCATGACCGGATGGGGGCAGACAGGCCCAATGGCGAGCGAACCGGGCCATGACATAAATTATCTGGCCCTTACAGGCGCTCTTGCCGCTATCGGCCCGAAGGAACAGCCCGTCCCTCCGCTTAATCTCGTGGCGGATTATGGGGGCGGTTCCATGTTTGCCTGTCTTGGTGTCCTCTCAGCGCTGCTGGAGGCGCATCGTAGCGGCAAAGGGCAGGTTCTTGACGTGGCGATGATCGATGGCGTCGGAACGCTCTTTTCGATGCAGTACGAGCGCTACGGTCAAGGATTCTGGAACAACGCCCGACAGTCCAACACGTTGGACGGCGCATGCCCCTATTATCGCTGCTACCAGTGCAAGGATGGCAAATGGGTGGCGGCGGGCGCCCTGGAGATGAAATTCCGCAGGGCTTTAGCCGAAGTGATCTCCGTTCCGGAACTGGGAGAGGAGTCGTCCGGCGACCCCGCGCTTTGGCCAGAACTGTGCGACCGCGTAGCCGCAGTCTTCAAATCGCAGACGCGGGATGAATGGATGGAGCGCATGCATGGCCAAGAGACATGCTGCACCCCTGTGCTGGACATGGAAGAGGCCCCACGGCATCCCCATCATGTCGCGAGAAACGGATTTTTCCACGACGACAACGGCTGGATCCCTTCACCCGCCCCCCGCTTTTCCGGCACCACTCCCACGCGAGCGGTGGCGATGACTCCGGAAGCTGCGCTCGCGGCATTTTCCCGCGCAAAAGACATTTAG
- a CDS encoding helix-turn-helix domain-containing protein produces the protein MTRSLYEFKGRNFTADHRDMLLSSIRRDFYTADCSVYQDREDLYFSNSRSFAGYIPISRHRTIGIHTVTRRTLKEVRSNSSDTFLVWLPMRGAITITQNGRTATVEPGSFALSYGNEPLCIGTLSDDESEHLSYQITAPAHLVSQAIPEPRRLCAISFSTTQGGARIARDLFLSLYEESDNLDRASAETLALSALNALFRTVNQEGAEQGRSLSVREVKLQRLMDYLELNYSDSELTTEKVARDCGISTRYLHYLLKSKGTRFYDYLWQARLNSAYQQLTDPALARRTISEIAYAIGFKSSAHFSRAFRNQFSKSPREVRETLSNKAQKDTVNDDETQRWMEGPVDEGVTRPSTSLREALHPPLMN, from the coding sequence ATGACACGGTCTCTTTACGAGTTTAAAGGACGAAATTTTACCGCAGATCACCGGGATATGCTACTCTCCTCAATTCGCCGTGACTTCTATACAGCGGATTGCAGCGTTTATCAGGACAGGGAGGATCTTTACTTCAGCAACTCCAGGTCATTTGCAGGCTATATCCCGATCTCGCGCCACAGAACCATCGGTATCCACACTGTGACACGAAGAACGCTGAAGGAAGTGCGCAGCAACAGCTCCGATACTTTTCTCGTATGGCTGCCGATGCGGGGCGCGATCACCATAACCCAGAATGGGCGGACCGCGACCGTTGAGCCTGGTAGTTTCGCTTTGTCCTATGGCAACGAGCCTCTTTGCATCGGAACTCTTTCCGACGACGAGAGTGAACACCTGTCCTATCAGATCACCGCGCCGGCTCACCTGGTGAGTCAGGCCATTCCCGAGCCACGCCGGCTATGCGCAATTTCTTTTTCAACGACCCAGGGCGGCGCTCGCATCGCGCGGGACCTGTTTCTTTCACTCTATGAAGAGTCCGACAATCTTGACCGCGCTTCCGCCGAAACGCTGGCGCTTTCGGCGCTCAACGCGCTTTTCAGGACTGTCAACCAGGAAGGGGCCGAACAAGGCCGTTCACTCAGCGTTCGCGAAGTGAAGTTGCAACGGCTGATGGATTATCTGGAACTCAATTATTCCGATTCTGAATTGACGACCGAAAAGGTCGCCCGGGATTGTGGCATTTCAACGCGCTACCTGCATTATCTACTGAAGAGCAAGGGAACGCGATTCTATGATTATCTTTGGCAGGCCCGGCTGAACAGTGCATATCAGCAACTGACCGATCCCGCCCTCGCCCGGCGGACCATATCGGAAATCGCCTATGCGATCGGCTTCAAGAGCAGCGCGCATTTCAGTCGCGCCTTCCGCAATCAGTTTTCCAAGTCTCCACGCGAAGTGCGTGAAACACTCAGCAACAAGGCTCAAAAGGACACGGTGAACGACGACGAAACCCAGCGGTGGATGGAGGGTCCGGTCGATGAAGGCGTCACTCGTCCTTCTACGTCCTTGCGTGAAGCGCTGCATCCTCCACTGATGAACTGA
- a CDS encoding molybdopterin-containing oxidoreductase family protein encodes MKTAAEDQNGIRPALCRLCGSYCPILVTVEKGRATKVTGDRNAPLYEGYTCPKGRALPEHHNGPSRLLSSRKRGPDGTYAPISSDDAMDEIAQRVQSIIARHGPRSVALYWGTGLCTFPQNVNIAAAWMEAIGSPMVFGATAIDKPGAPIAQALHGHWPAGHPPFEEAEAWILIGLNPLISRSGGFPPNNPGLRLKEAVDRRGMKLIVIDPRETETAGRADLHLQARPGSDPAILAAMIHVILRERLQDSAFLDENVMGLASLKAVTDDFPPERAGAMAGVDPAAIEETARIFANSRYAGIGTGVGPSFSLTGTLTDYLASCLMTLCGFWSRAGDRVTKPHVLLPAYQPRAEPMAPFPAWGTGERLRMRGLGYNAAGMPTGALPDEILTEGEGRVRALFCMAGNPMMAWPDQHRAFAALKSLDLLVTADLEMSATARISDYVIAPKLTLEMPGTSALVESAKYYGHNRGIEGPYGRYFPAVVAPPEGADVIADWELYYGLAQRMGLQLAMKTAFGIGQHLEIETQIDLLDMVSKPTDDDLIALGCRKSRVPLDVVKSYPHGRMFNEAQLRVLPRTAECEARLDIGNVRMMAELAAFQPPPFGGSEASHRIFMMVSRRTNRMMNSSGRLNPKLAPLEPTNPAFLHPDDIADLRLVPSGQVEITSRHGSITAIVQPDAGLLRGCLSITQGFGGNPDETDDPEGLGCNTGRLLSADAEFDPISGIPRMGAVPVRISKRP; translated from the coding sequence GTGAAAACTGCGGCGGAAGACCAGAATGGGATTCGACCTGCGCTTTGCCGCCTTTGCGGATCGTACTGCCCAATCCTCGTTACCGTAGAGAAAGGTCGGGCAACCAAGGTCACCGGTGACCGCAACGCACCGCTTTACGAAGGCTATACCTGCCCCAAGGGGCGCGCCCTTCCTGAACACCACAATGGTCCTAGCCGACTGCTTTCAAGCAGGAAGCGTGGGCCTGACGGAACCTATGCTCCTATCTCGAGCGATGATGCGATGGACGAGATCGCGCAGCGGGTCCAGTCGATCATAGCCCGTCACGGACCGCGATCTGTTGCATTGTACTGGGGCACGGGACTGTGCACCTTCCCGCAGAATGTCAACATCGCCGCGGCCTGGATGGAGGCGATTGGTTCGCCCATGGTTTTCGGCGCGACCGCAATTGACAAGCCGGGCGCGCCAATCGCGCAGGCGTTGCACGGTCACTGGCCTGCCGGGCATCCTCCCTTCGAGGAAGCGGAGGCATGGATTTTAATCGGCCTCAATCCGTTGATCAGCCGATCCGGAGGTTTCCCGCCGAATAACCCGGGCCTGAGATTGAAGGAAGCGGTCGATCGCCGCGGGATGAAGCTGATTGTCATCGATCCTCGGGAGACGGAGACTGCTGGCCGCGCCGATCTCCACCTACAGGCGAGGCCAGGATCCGATCCAGCGATACTTGCCGCGATGATCCACGTGATTCTGCGCGAACGGCTCCAAGATTCCGCTTTTCTTGATGAAAACGTGATGGGGCTTGCGTCTCTAAAGGCAGTGACGGACGATTTTCCGCCCGAACGCGCAGGTGCGATGGCGGGCGTCGATCCGGCCGCGATTGAAGAGACGGCGCGAATATTCGCCAATTCACGATATGCAGGGATCGGTACGGGTGTAGGTCCGAGTTTTTCGCTCACCGGCACATTGACTGACTATCTTGCTAGCTGCCTGATGACGCTATGCGGTTTCTGGTCTCGAGCGGGTGATCGCGTCACCAAGCCGCACGTCCTGCTTCCCGCGTATCAGCCTCGCGCCGAGCCGATGGCCCCCTTTCCGGCGTGGGGAACAGGTGAGCGTCTGCGTATGCGCGGCTTGGGGTACAATGCGGCGGGAATGCCCACTGGGGCGCTGCCCGACGAAATTCTCACCGAAGGCGAAGGCCGCGTTCGCGCCCTCTTCTGTATGGCCGGAAACCCCATGATGGCGTGGCCGGATCAGCATCGCGCGTTCGCTGCGCTGAAGTCGCTCGATCTGCTCGTGACGGCGGACCTTGAAATGTCGGCCACTGCGCGCATCTCGGATTACGTCATTGCCCCGAAGCTGACGCTGGAGATGCCGGGCACATCCGCTCTCGTCGAGAGCGCAAAATACTACGGACATAATCGCGGGATCGAAGGTCCCTATGGCCGATACTTTCCTGCCGTGGTCGCTCCTCCAGAAGGCGCCGACGTCATCGCCGATTGGGAACTGTACTATGGTCTCGCGCAGCGCATGGGCCTGCAGCTGGCGATGAAAACGGCATTCGGCATTGGCCAGCATCTCGAAATCGAAACGCAGATCGATCTGCTGGACATGGTTTCCAAGCCGACCGACGATGACCTCATTGCGCTCGGCTGCCGCAAATCGCGCGTCCCGCTCGACGTGGTCAAAAGCTATCCGCACGGACGGATGTTCAACGAGGCCCAACTGCGAGTCCTTCCACGAACGGCAGAGTGTGAGGCGCGACTGGATATCGGCAATGTACGGATGATGGCAGAACTCGCGGCATTCCAACCACCGCCCTTTGGAGGCTCGGAGGCCAGTCACCGTATCTTCATGATGGTGTCCCGGCGGACGAACCGGATGATGAACTCATCCGGTCGGTTAAATCCGAAGTTGGCCCCTCTGGAACCGACCAATCCCGCCTTTCTACATCCAGACGACATTGCCGACCTTCGCCTTGTTCCGTCCGGTCAGGTGGAAATCACCAGCCGCCACGGCTCGATCACTGCCATAGTCCAGCCTGACGCGGGACTCCTGCGAGGATGCCTGTCGATTACCCAAGGCTTCGGCGGCAATCCGGATGAGACTGACGATCCCGAAGGCTTGGGATGCAATACTGGCCGGCTTTTAAGTGCCGATGCGGAATTCGACCCTATTTCCGGCATCCCTCGCATGGGAGCGGTTCCCGTCCGGATATCGAAGAGGCCGTAG
- a CDS encoding MFS transporter encodes MSSLSPAAAREGRRSLPPWARLLLVFNLIYILSYVDRQLLSLVVGPVKASLNLSDVQIGFLQGFGFSMVLAASALLTARRVDTGNRVRLIGLAVIAWCVMTIMCGLAQSFTMLLLARTGLAVAEAVVPMAVLSILSDVAPRSTLPRAAALFMTSPYLGSGLALLFGGALLALMAPYEGVVLPVIGVFEPWRGLFIIIGLPGILLGLLVLFLMKEPARPKGGAIAASQVSVWPFLRKNALFLFTMMSFYAFLNSLAMSIYAWTPAYMIRVHGMDAASVGFSVGPMIALSGVSGCILGTYMMSCKTPERALSHVVRQSMRLTVFATIPLLLMPIAPTPWLAVLLFAIGLFLNAAVMSSTLTPIQLFAPPELRGRATAICSLYTSAMGGMGPLAVGALADFVFPTPTGIGYAMAVSFGAALLIAWIVGPISVRWTSRMDDMRIAAAAERVSDEPRKPVRLQLG; translated from the coding sequence ATGTCTTCGCTCAGCCCAGCCGCAGCGCGCGAGGGGCGGCGCAGCTTGCCGCCGTGGGCACGACTGTTGCTGGTTTTCAACCTGATTTACATTTTGTCTTACGTCGATCGGCAACTGCTTAGTCTGGTTGTCGGGCCTGTCAAAGCCAGCCTGAATCTAAGCGACGTGCAGATCGGGTTCCTCCAGGGCTTTGGCTTTTCGATGGTGCTTGCGGCCTCCGCGCTGCTCACTGCGCGGCGGGTGGATACCGGCAACCGCGTGCGGTTGATCGGCCTCGCCGTCATTGCCTGGTGCGTGATGACCATCATGTGTGGCCTGGCGCAAAGTTTCACAATGCTGCTCCTCGCGCGGACAGGCCTCGCGGTGGCCGAGGCGGTGGTGCCGATGGCCGTGCTCTCGATCCTGTCGGATGTAGCGCCGCGTTCCACCTTGCCGCGGGCGGCCGCCCTGTTCATGACGTCGCCTTACCTTGGCAGCGGCCTGGCATTATTATTTGGCGGCGCGCTTCTGGCATTGATGGCGCCTTATGAAGGCGTGGTGCTGCCGGTCATCGGCGTGTTCGAGCCTTGGCGCGGCCTTTTCATCATAATCGGTCTTCCAGGCATTCTGCTGGGCCTGCTCGTGCTCTTTTTGATGAAGGAACCTGCCCGTCCCAAAGGCGGAGCGATTGCGGCGAGCCAAGTTTCCGTGTGGCCTTTTCTGCGCAAGAATGCGCTGTTCCTCTTCACGATGATGTCGTTCTATGCGTTCCTGAACAGCCTTGCGATGTCGATCTATGCCTGGACACCGGCATATATGATCCGCGTGCACGGAATGGATGCGGCGAGTGTCGGCTTCTCCGTGGGTCCCATGATCGCCTTGAGTGGTGTGAGCGGCTGCATTCTCGGCACCTATATGATGAGCTGCAAAACGCCCGAGCGCGCGCTCAGCCATGTGGTGCGGCAATCGATGCGGCTCACCGTATTCGCAACGATCCCGCTGCTCCTGATGCCCATCGCGCCAACGCCCTGGCTTGCGGTGCTCTTGTTCGCGATCGGGTTGTTCCTGAACGCCGCCGTCATGTCATCGACTTTGACGCCGATCCAGCTGTTTGCCCCTCCCGAACTGAGGGGGAGGGCAACTGCAATATGCAGTCTCTACACGTCAGCCATGGGCGGCATGGGGCCGCTCGCCGTCGGTGCGCTTGCTGACTTTGTGTTCCCCACGCCCACCGGAATCGGTTATGCGATGGCGGTATCATTCGGCGCTGCGCTGCTCATCGCCTGGATCGTCGGCCCCATATCGGTACGCTGGACGTCGCGTATGGATGATATGCGCATCGCGGCCGCGGCGGAGCGCGTTTCAGATGAACCTCGTAAGCCGGTTCGTTTGCAGCTTGGCTGA